One Dromiciops gliroides isolate mDroGli1 chromosome 3, mDroGli1.pri, whole genome shotgun sequence DNA segment encodes these proteins:
- the LOC122747113 gene encoding 60S acidic ribosomal protein P1-like, translating to MAVSELTCIYFALNLQENEVMVLSNVNIESLICNEGVGGPAPAAGGAAPARGAVPATTSAPGEEEKEQANEEKSEESDDDMDFGLFN from the exons ATGGCTGTCTCAGAGCTCACTTGCATTTACTTTGCCCTCAACCTTCAGGAAAATGAGGTTATG GTCCTGTCCAATGTAAACATTGAAAGTCTCATCTGCAATGAAGGAGTTGGTGGACCTGCCCCAGCAGCTGGTGGTGCTGCCCCTGCTAGGGGTGCTGTTCCTGCTACCACATCTGCCCCAggtgaggaggagaaagagcaagcaaatgaagaaaaatcTGAAGAGTCTGATGATGACATGGATTTTGGTCTGTTcaactaa